From Mya arenaria isolate MELC-2E11 chromosome 1, ASM2691426v1, a single genomic window includes:
- the LOC128233944 gene encoding insulin-induced gene 2 protein-like, with the protein MLVKMQILKRGVILFMFGMFFSLVLNLLQTYREIREDETPPGLFDHYSSCWWVLPVCGLTAAFVGLMYPVLDSHLEEPLNVKSEWSNVMRCVAVFVGINHASAKLDFMNNLHMSLTLAAMCIGLWWLFDRSKSGFGLGVGIAVLATILTQFLVYQGIYKYGKADFMFMRSWLPCIFFSGGITIGNIGRQLALYDDKEKKD; encoded by the exons ATGCTTGTCAAGATGCAGATATTGAAGCGTGGCGTGATCCTGTTCATGTTCGGCATGTTCTTCTCCCTCGTACTCAATCTTCTCCAG ACATACCGTGAGATTCGTGAGGATGAAACACCTCCTGGCCTGTTTGACCACTACAGCTCCTGTTGGTGGGTCCTTCCGGTCTGTGGACTTACTGCTG CGTTTGTTGGTTTGATGTACCCAGTGTTGGACAGCCACCTGGAGGAGCCACTGAATGTCAAGAGTGAATGGTCCAATGTGATGAGATGTGTCGCCGTGTTTGTAGGCATAAACCATGCCAGTGCT AAACTTGACTTTATGAACAATCTACACATGTCTCTCACACTAGCGGCCATGTGTATAGGACTATGGTGGTTGTTTGACCGGTCCAAGAGCGGCTTTGGGCTCGGGGTCGGAATTGCTGTGTTGGCAACTATACTCACCCAGTTCTTGGTTTATCAGGGAATTTACAA ATACGGCAAAGCAGACTTCATGTTTATGCGCTCCTGGCTGCCATGTATCTTCTTCTCCGGGGGGATAACTATTGGAAATATAGGCAGACAGCTGGCATTG TATGACGATAAAGAGAAGAAAGACTGA